One window from the genome of Natrialba magadii ATCC 43099 encodes:
- a CDS encoding RNA-guided endonuclease TnpB family protein: MPEVTKTLELRLVDPNAHKERKLCETREAYQQALQAAFDADCTTQSATNDIVVEYDLSGYAKNALKQYVPQLCGGSYDTDELHDDHPVKFTNEGVQLDHKPQNALEWYVKIPHHDDYHLWIPAHANPDQRDWLEAVYAGDVEMGESRLLERDGTWYLHITATRDVEEQSATSANERTPPDSSGEPCLAGLDRTPIGVDIGEASLVTVCHRDESGSPVRPKLWANDGKTVRRLRKTYFTAKRRLQRRGSERTTESYGESLWNRIDHVVHRVTREVVEYAESVENPVLVLEDLTYIRENMDYGAYMNRRLHGWGFAKLHAQIRYKAAEKGIPVETVNPRNTSKECHACGKVGSRPRQATFRCSNDDCWVTEYQADVNGAMNIADRYRSGESHRQSDRTSRQKAGDDDSATDGASLTGPQDSHADAEPQQVTHGTNAS, translated from the coding sequence ATGCCTGAAGTCACGAAGACGCTCGAGTTGCGCCTCGTCGACCCCAATGCTCACAAGGAGCGCAAGCTCTGTGAGACTCGTGAGGCATATCAGCAGGCACTTCAGGCAGCCTTCGACGCCGACTGCACCACCCAGTCAGCCACAAACGACATTGTTGTCGAGTACGACCTTTCCGGCTACGCTAAAAACGCCCTCAAGCAGTACGTCCCGCAACTCTGTGGCGGCAGCTACGATACCGACGAACTTCACGACGACCATCCGGTGAAGTTTACCAACGAAGGTGTTCAACTCGACCACAAGCCACAGAACGCCCTCGAGTGGTACGTCAAAATCCCTCATCACGACGATTACCACCTCTGGATCCCGGCACACGCCAATCCAGACCAGCGGGATTGGCTGGAAGCAGTGTATGCTGGTGATGTCGAGATGGGTGAAAGTCGGCTCCTCGAGCGGGATGGGACGTGGTATCTCCACATCACCGCCACCCGCGACGTAGAGGAACAATCTGCGACGTCTGCCAACGAGCGGACCCCGCCAGACTCGTCTGGCGAGCCCTGTCTCGCTGGGCTCGACAGGACGCCGATCGGCGTCGACATCGGAGAAGCGAGTCTCGTCACGGTGTGTCACCGCGATGAGAGTGGCTCTCCGGTTCGCCCCAAACTGTGGGCCAACGACGGCAAAACCGTCCGGAGGCTCCGCAAAACCTACTTCACCGCCAAGCGACGGCTTCAGAGACGTGGCAGTGAGCGAACCACGGAGTCCTACGGCGAATCGCTGTGGAACCGGATTGACCACGTGGTCCACCGGGTAACTCGCGAGGTCGTTGAATACGCCGAGTCCGTCGAGAACCCGGTGCTGGTACTGGAAGACCTGACGTACATCCGTGAGAACATGGACTACGGCGCGTACATGAACCGGCGGTTACATGGATGGGGCTTTGCGAAGCTCCACGCACAGATTCGGTACAAAGCCGCCGAGAAGGGGATTCCCGTCGAGACGGTGAATCCCCGGAACACGTCGAAAGAATGCCACGCCTGTGGTAAGGTCGGCTCTCGCCCACGACAGGCGACGTTCCGCTGTTCGAACGACGACTGTTGGGTCACAGAATACCAGGCTGACGTGAACGGGGCGATGAATATCGCAGACCGCTACCGTAGTGGAGAGAGCCACCGCCAAAGCGACCGGACTTCCCGGCAGAAGGCTGGTGACGATGACTCGGCTACGGATGGGGCCTCATTGACCGGGCCACAAGACAGCCATGCCGATGCTGAACCCCAGCAGGTGACGCATGGAACGAATGCGTCTTGA